A single region of the Deltaproteobacteria bacterium genome encodes:
- a CDS encoding TIGR04552 family protein has translation MSSLYSSLTPKERDTVHLALTGESIIDWPRFHFKNLDEVRHFLRINEYHLEETKDSDRLMAVHNEAVGYLRGHLHLNLSEELMNPQKILEVFLAASDFSNPALQSQACALLKTMHVINHIDGQELIFHCPIMPRDLYSLVCDKIERVLSGPIRRKVPALQYTCGRKQKESLITRLLAKRSTPARNNDKVRYQIVVPTRQEVLEILLLLFDSVVPMNYVVPGQSVNDLFDEKELLELNLPLPDYLHRRLRESADKKNQPHSVMATTSPEYSGKSYHVMKFTADLPVRMDRYLEQANILRTETLGCITHLLVEFQIIDEATFRENNQGENEHSRYKERQKLGVNHRLTGTSK, from the coding sequence ATGTCATCTCTCTACTCATCACTAACCCCCAAGGAACGGGATACCGTTCATCTGGCTCTCACCGGAGAATCGATCATCGACTGGCCGCGTTTTCACTTCAAGAACCTGGACGAGGTGCGCCATTTCTTGAGAATCAACGAGTACCACCTGGAGGAGACCAAAGACTCCGATCGACTCATGGCGGTTCACAACGAGGCGGTTGGATATCTGCGTGGACATCTCCATCTGAATCTTTCCGAAGAGCTCATGAATCCGCAAAAAATACTCGAGGTCTTTCTCGCCGCCTCTGATTTCTCAAATCCGGCCCTTCAATCACAAGCCTGTGCGCTGCTGAAGACGATGCATGTTATCAACCACATCGACGGCCAGGAGCTGATCTTTCATTGTCCCATCATGCCACGCGACCTCTACAGCCTTGTTTGCGACAAGATTGAAAGGGTCCTCTCCGGACCGATCCGCAGAAAGGTCCCTGCCCTTCAGTATACGTGTGGAAGAAAACAGAAGGAGAGTCTTATCACACGACTTCTGGCAAAACGCTCAACACCGGCAAGAAACAATGACAAGGTCCGTTACCAGATCGTTGTCCCAACACGTCAGGAGGTTCTCGAGATACTGCTCCTGCTTTTTGATTCAGTCGTCCCAATGAACTACGTCGTCCCCGGACAATCGGTCAACGATCTGTTTGATGAAAAAGAGCTTCTGGAACTGAACCTCCCGCTCCCCGATTATCTCCATCGACGACTCAGGGAATCCGCAGACAAAAAAAACCAGCCCCACTCCGTCATGGCAACAACCAGCCCTGAATACTCGGGCAAGAGTTATCACGTTATGAAATTTACGGCGGACCTCCCTGTCCGTATGGACCGTTATCTGGAGCAGGCGAATATACTCCGAACCGAGACACTGGGATGTATCACGCACCTGCTTGTTGAATTTCAAATTATAGATGAAGCGACCTTCCGTGAAAACAATCAGGGAGAAAACGAGCATTCCCGTTACAAGGAACGCCAGAAATTGGGTGTGAACCATCGCCTGACGGGAACTTCAAAATAA
- the eno gene encoding phosphopyruvate hydratase, which produces MAKIREIVGREILDSRGWPTLEVDIRLDDGTVGRGAVPSGASTGSFEALELRDGDQNRFLGRGVQKAIKHIVREIGPRLIGYEIGRQKELDQLLLNLDGTEEKSRLGANTILAVSIAYARATAGSRKIPLYRSIAELAGRPGTLLPLPMMNVINGGRHADNNIDIQEFMIVPAGSTFAESLRIGAEVFQSLKKNLTAKNLSVAVGDEGGFAPRVESIREILQLLIDAVEKAGYRPGEQVYFALDVAASEFFVRNEYRLRSEEGVLKRAQELSDYYRKLKRDFPVVSIEDGLSEEDWAGWAYMTSQLGGTVQLVGDDLFVTNKKRLERGIEQRVANAVLIKLNQIGTVSETLETMHLAWKAGYRTIVSHRSGETEDPFIADFAVGTGAGQIKTGSLSRSERLAKYNQLIRIEEELGPRAQMAKTEIFSSPHRPVS; this is translated from the coding sequence ATGGCTAAAATCAGGGAGATTGTTGGGAGAGAGATACTGGATTCACGCGGCTGGCCAACTTTGGAGGTAGATATCCGCCTCGATGATGGAACCGTTGGGAGAGGGGCGGTTCCCTCCGGTGCCTCAACCGGGAGTTTTGAGGCGTTGGAGCTTCGTGATGGGGATCAAAACCGCTTTTTGGGTCGTGGGGTGCAAAAGGCGATCAAGCATATCGTTCGGGAGATTGGGCCGCGTCTGATCGGCTATGAGATTGGTCGTCAGAAAGAGCTGGATCAGCTTCTTCTGAATCTGGATGGTACCGAAGAGAAATCCCGTCTCGGTGCAAATACCATTCTGGCCGTTTCTATCGCCTATGCCCGGGCGACTGCTGGATCCCGAAAAATCCCCCTCTATCGTTCGATTGCTGAACTGGCAGGCCGGCCCGGCACTCTTCTGCCTCTCCCCATGATGAATGTTATCAACGGGGGTCGCCATGCCGACAACAATATCGACATTCAGGAGTTTATGATTGTTCCGGCCGGATCAACCTTCGCCGAATCTCTGCGAATCGGGGCCGAGGTCTTTCAATCGCTTAAAAAGAATCTGACGGCTAAAAATCTCTCGGTTGCTGTGGGGGATGAGGGAGGATTTGCGCCGCGTGTCGAATCGATCAGGGAAATTTTACAGCTGTTGATCGATGCGGTGGAGAAGGCGGGCTATCGGCCTGGAGAGCAAGTTTATTTTGCCTTAGATGTTGCCGCGAGCGAGTTCTTCGTTCGAAATGAATACCGACTCCGCTCCGAAGAAGGCGTTTTAAAGCGAGCCCAGGAGCTCTCGGACTATTATAGAAAACTGAAACGGGATTTCCCGGTTGTTTCAATTGAAGATGGACTATCCGAGGAGGACTGGGCGGGCTGGGCCTACATGACCTCCCAGTTGGGCGGAACGGTTCAGCTGGTTGGAGATGATCTCTTTGTAACAAACAAGAAGCGCTTGGAGAGGGGGATTGAACAGAGGGTGGCCAATGCAGTCCTCATTAAACTCAACCAGATTGGGACCGTCTCAGAGACATTAGAGACAATGCATCTTGCCTGGAAGGCTGGTTATCGAACCATCGTTTCTCATCGGTCGGGAGAGACGGAAGATCCTTTTATTGCCGATTTTGCCGTCGGGACAGGGGCTGGACAGATCAAGACAGGAAGCCTTTCCCGATCCGAACGGCTTGCAAAATACAACCAGCTGATCCGGATTGAAGAGGAACTGGGGCCGAGGGCCCAGATGGCAAAGACAGAGATTTTTTCCTCGCCTCACCGGCCGGTCTCATGA
- the rimI gene encoding ribosomal protein S18-alanine N-acetyltransferase, whose translation MPPAKSVIIEKATLRDIDGILKIENRSFPQPFSRNMFETELLLEIAHLYVLRERARIAGYIDFWHVGPEIHLISIAVHPRTRRRGHGRRLMDFLFQSARMLKAVEIFLDVRLSNKGAIQLYREYGFKRVGVRKEYYRDNREDALVMRCDLSHETFRSNIRHPS comes from the coding sequence ATGCCTCCTGCAAAATCAGTCATTATTGAAAAGGCGACCTTAAGGGACATCGACGGTATATTGAAAATCGAGAATCGGTCCTTTCCTCAACCGTTTTCAAGAAACATGTTTGAAACGGAGCTCCTGCTGGAGATCGCCCATCTTTATGTGCTTCGGGAGAGGGCGCGGATAGCCGGTTATATTGATTTCTGGCATGTCGGTCCGGAGATTCATCTCATCAGTATCGCCGTTCACCCTCGAACACGCCGGCGTGGACACGGACGGCGCCTCATGGATTTTCTCTTTCAATCTGCAAGAATGCTCAAGGCAGTCGAGATTTTTTTAGATGTTCGCCTCTCCAACAAGGGGGCAATTCAGTTGTATCGAGAGTACGGTTTTAAAAGAGTAGGTGTCCGCAAGGAGTACTATCGTGACAACAGAGAGGATGCGTTGGTCATGCGGTGCGATTTGTCACACGAAACTTTTAGGTCAAACATCCGACATCCCTCCTGA
- a CDS encoding helix-turn-helix transcriptional regulator, whose amino-acid sequence MSIYNDFYRNLASTIRFHRKKSGLSQQELARLAGIGKTAVFDMEHAKTTIQMDTFIKILNVLNIKMELRSPLLKPERNEE is encoded by the coding sequence ATGTCAATATATAATGATTTCTATCGCAACCTGGCCTCCACGATCCGGTTTCACCGGAAAAAAAGTGGCCTAAGCCAACAGGAATTAGCCAGGTTGGCCGGCATCGGAAAAACAGCCGTCTTTGATATGGAGCATGCCAAAACAACGATTCAGATGGATACTTTTATTAAAATTTTAAACGTCCTGAATATAAAAATGGAATTGAGGAGCCCGCTCCTTAAGCCGGAAAGGAACGAAGAATGA
- a CDS encoding HipA N-terminal domain-containing protein, translated as MRKANIFFNGKPTGLLIEEENKSCRFEYLEKYHGPPVSLTLPTTKRNYHFDSFPPFFDGLLPEGASLEALLRQAKLDRDDFFGQLVTVGADLVGAVTVEEIKGP; from the coding sequence ATGAGAAAGGCCAACATTTTTTTTAATGGGAAACCGACTGGGCTTCTGATTGAAGAAGAGAACAAAAGTTGTCGGTTCGAATATCTTGAAAAATACCATGGCCCCCCTGTTTCCCTGACCCTCCCGACGACAAAACGAAATTATCACTTTGACTCTTTCCCCCCCTTTTTTGACGGGCTCCTTCCGGAAGGAGCTTCATTGGAAGCCTTGCTCCGGCAGGCCAAACTGGATCGGGATGATTTTTTCGGACAACTGGTGACCGTGGGAGCCGACCTAGTCGGAGCCGTCACCGTCGAAGAAATAAAAGGGCCCTAA